A window of Blastocatellia bacterium genomic DNA:
AATGTTTGATTTTTCAGGCAAAAATTAAAGGCGATTATTTACTTTGCACTTGATAATTATCTCGGCTAGTTCTTATTTGCAAACCTGGACGTTTAACTTTAACCTCTAGTTTATGAGATTTATTAACTACCAAATCTTTAGGTAAGTGATAGGCTAAAGTATAACTAGCAGCAAACTCCTTAGCAATTTCCTCAAAACTTTATTGTAATTATTATTATCAAGAGAAAATCCCGTCCACCTGTAAGAGTAGTTATGCCTGCAATATCTAATAAAGTTGGCAGGCGGTCTTTTTTCCCTTGAGTAATTAGAGGAGAAAACGAAGGAATGGTAATGCTATAAATGCTTGTGCCTGAAACTTTTGCACGGGCTATAAGCTCTTTTTTATCAATAATACTTGAACTATCAAAACCATCTGTTATTACTACAATAACTGGACGAAGACGCTTTTTATCACGAATAGTAGGAGCTTTTTTTAGCATAGTGATGGCTCGGTCTAAAGCATCATAAATTCTAGTTGAGCCGCCATAATCTTTGATTTTATTTAACTTATCGCCAAGTTTTTTATGGTCACTAGTAAAATCTTGTAAGATATTGACTTGATGATTAAAACCCATCAAAGCACAAAGTGAAGTTTTATCTAATTGTTCAACAAATTTTTTATTGATTCACGCTGCAAAATAATTTCTTCTTCTGAAAGGCTGCCAGAAAGGTCAAGGGCGATTACAAGAGCTAAAGAAGTGTTTTGTAATTTGGAAGTTGGTTGAAAAAATTCAATTGGGCGTAACTCTCCATCCTCGCGTAATTCAAAGTCTGCGGCTGCTAAGTCTAAAACATAATTTCCTTTTGCATCACTAACAGTAACATCTAGGGCAACTAAATCTGCTCCTATTTTTATTAGTAATTCTTCAGACTCTTTTGTTTTGTTTAGCTGAGATGACTGTATTTGACCTAATATTACTTGTGGCAACACTAGCATTAATAAACAAGCAGTTAGAAGAAAAATTTTTTTACACATAGTTAAATTTTATTTATTAGAGTTGTTTATTAGAATGTTATCGCCGCTAACGAATCTTTTAAGAATATTGTTCTTAGCTTTAATCTTAGCAAAATAATACCAGAAAATTATTGACGTAGACTACTATTAAAGTTAGCCTTCATTCATACCCATCCTTAAAAATTTTAGGAAAAATTATTATGCGTAATTCAATAAAATTTTTTTCTTTTTTATTAATAACTTTATTTGTTTTAATAGGATGGCAAAATAGTATTTTAAGTAGTGCTTATGATGAGCGTCCACAAGTAACAGAGATCGCTAAAGAGACTTTACCCGCAGGACAAGTGCCACAATTAGTACTAAATAGCCAAAAATTATCAAAAATAAAAAATAGCGAACGTCTTAACTTAACTATTTCTTTTAAGAGCAGCCAGGAAAAAGAAGTAAGACAATTAATTACAGAACTTTATGATCCAACATCGCCAAATTATCATAAATGGATTAGCCCAGAGGAATTTGGCCGACGTTTTGGACTCTCAGAATCAGAATTTAATTTTGCTTTGGATTGGCTAGCTAATCAAGGTTTTACTATTGACCAGGCCTGGCCCAATCGTCTAGCCATTAGTTTTAGCGCGTCAGCCGAACAAGTAGAACGTGCCTTTAAGCTAGAAGTCAATCAATATCAAGACTCTAGCCAGCGCATTTTTTATTCTAATGATCGTTTGCCTAAGCTACCAGAACGCCTATCTAAAATTACTAGCAATATTCATGGGCTAAATAATGC
This region includes:
- a CDS encoding VWA domain-containing protein; this encodes MGFNHQVNILQDFTSDHKKLGDKLNKIKDYGGSTRIYDALDRAITMLKKAPTIRDKKRLRPVIVVITDGFDSSSIIDKKELIARAKVSGTSIYSITIPSFSPLITQGKKDRLPTLLDIAGITTLTGGRDFLLIIIITIKF